The genomic stretch GCACACTATATCCAAAAGTTGGATACGCTGGCAACGTTGGAGCAAAACAAAGCATATTTTTTAAAGAGCAGGGAATGGTACAAAAGGGCGGAGCCCATGATCATGGCATACGATTATCAGAATTATTTGTCCATGAACGCTCCCAACCTTCTTAAAGTGGAAATCGATGACTATACCGATATCAAAAAGTTGAACCCCCAAAGTTATCAGGTGCTGGAAGAATTGTTGTATGCCGACGAAAAAGTACCCAATATGGATTTGCACTTGGTGATAAACTACCTTCAAGCCCGAATTCCATATATCAGAAAAAATCATATAATCTACACACAACGCGATAGGCACCATCTTAAAATGATACGGGATGCCATCGTAAATATAGCTACAAAAGGCATCACAGGTTTCGATTCGCCGATGTTGGCCAACTCCCTTAACGAGGCCATCTACAATTATGAGTCCATCCATAAAGTATTGAACATTTATAAGGAAGCCTTTAAGGATCAAGCATTGTACGAGCAATGGAGCAACGAGATCGACCGGACCATAAACAGCTTGCAATCCAGTAATTTTGATGATTTTGATCGATATGGCTTTATAAAAGACCACACCAACAAGCAGTTGGAACTTATCAACCAAACCGCCGATGATTGGGGCATTGCCCTGAACACATCCCGCTCATTAAATACTACAGCGACCAATCTTTTTGATAAGGATTTCTTCAATATCAAGCAATTTTCGTTGCAAGGTTCTCCGGACATGAGCGATGAAAGAATTTTACTTGGAAAAAAACTGTTCAACGACCCAGCCCTTTCCAGCACCGGAACCATAAGCTGCGCTACCTGTCATTTGGAGGACAAAGCTTTTACGGACGGGCACAAAAAGGGATTGGGAATAAATGGCGTAGAACTACAGCGCAACACGCCAACACTGACCTATGCGGTATTTCAGCAAAGCTTTTTTTATGATGGAAGAGCAGCTGGTTTGGAAAGCCAGATCGTGAATGTGGTGAACGATGAGAACGAATTTCATTCAGATTTGAATACCATTGAGCGAAAAGTAAAGGAAAACGCATCCTATAAACCATCGTTTGAAGAATTATACGATGGTGAGATCTCCAATCAAAATGTGCGCCATGCCATAGCAACCTATATCCGTAGTCTGGCACCTTTCGATTCCAAGTTTGACAGAAACATGCAAGGTCAAGAAAATTCACTGACATCCGACGAAAAGTTGGGCTTCAATTTATTTATGGGAAAAGCAGCTTGTGCCACATGCCATTTCCCGCCGGCATTCAATGGCACCGTACCGCCAAAATACCTTGAAACTGAATTTGAGAATTTGGGAGTTCCAAAAAATGCTGATTTTGAAAATCCTGTTTTGGATGATGACCCGGGCCAATACCATCCTTATAAAGTTGAGGAAAAAAGAAACTTCTTTAAAACCACAACGGTTAGAAATATCGCCCTCACCGCACCTTACATGCACAATGGGGTGTATGAAACCTTGGAAGAGGTGATTACTTTTTACAACGTAGGGGGCGGACAAGGCATGGGATTGGATGTGCCCTACCAGACCTTGCCTCCAGATTCGTTGAACTTGAGCGATAGGGAACAGAGGGCATTGATTTCGTTTATGCACTCGTTAACGGACAAAAGGTTTGAAAAGGTTGGTGAATAATTGAATTTTTGATGATTTTTTGGTTATTACATCAATTTGAATCCTCATATCGGTCAATAAAATGCTTTTCAATGCTTACATTTAAGTGCCATCTTAAAAACAACCATCTATGAAAAGTATCACACGAAGAAATTTTAACAATCTCACTATAAAAGGAATGGGAGGGGCCGCTTTGTTATCATCCGCACCTTTTGCGTGCGCTATGGGCGCCAATCAGGATAAGAAAAAACTGGGCATTGCCCTGGTCGGACTTGGGAGTTATAGTACTTATCAATTGGCACCGGCCTTGCAGGACACCCAGCACTGCTATTTGGCAGGAATTGTGACGGGAACACCTGAAAAGGAGCAAATTTGGGCGGATAAGTATGGAATTCCTGAAAAGAACATCTACAATTATCAAAATTTTGACGATATCGCCAACAACGGGGATATTGATGTGGTGTATGTGGTACTGCCCAACAGTATGCATGCTGAATTCAGTATCCGTGCCGCACAAGCAGGCAAGCATGTGATCTGTGAAAAACCCATGGGTATCAGCGTTGAAGAGTGTACGGCCATCATCAATGCCTGTGATAAAGCTGGCGTAAAATTGGGAATGGGCTATCGCTTGCACTCCGAACCCTATACGCAGCAGGTAAAAGAATATGTAAAGGAGAAAACGTTCGGAGATATTTTGTTTGTATCCGCGGATGCATCCTATCGTGCTACCGGAAATCCAGACCAATGGCGTTTGAACAAGGAACTGTCCGGTGGCGGTGCTTTAATGAACATGGGCGTATACGCTGTGCAAAGTACCATTTATGGTACGGGAGAAAATCCTGTTTCCGTGTCGGCGCAAGAATTTAGTACACGCCCTGAGTATTTTAAGAATACCGATGAGACCATTACGGCCCAATTTAAGTTTCCGAGCGGGGCAGTGGGGAACATCACCACCTCGCATAATTTTAATGCCAATGCGATGTATGTTTCGGGTACTTCGGGCTGGTTTAGGTTGCAACCCGCCAATAATTACGGTCCATTGAGCGGTGTCACCTCCAAAGGGGATGAAATCAAATTTCCGCACGAGAGCCAACAAAAGCTTCAAATGGATGATTTTGCACGGCACGTATTGTTTGGTGAGCCCAACAAAGCTCCTGGCGAAATGGGCAAACGCGATATGATGATCGTAGAGGCTATCTACCAATCCATTGCCAATGGGGGAGAGACCATTGCTTTGGATTTTGAGCCTGGTTATGGGTTTGGGGGGTGATAATTATTCAGTGGTATAAATGTAATCTACAGTAATTGAATTGTTTTCGTTGCTCTTTTCTATTGGAAAGCCTTTTTCGTTATAATTGTATATAAAGGTGTTGCTTTGAAGACCTCCAAATTCATTTTTCTCAACTGTAAACTGGACTATGTTATTTGAATTGCTAAAAACGTTGTTCTCATCATAGAATAAAAATTCCCAGCCACCAATTACATTTAGATAACACTTTATTGTTGAAAGGTTTAAGAAAACATCTGAGTTGAAGGGGTTACTTTTATCATCATATTGATAAGTAAGTATATTGGCTTCATTTAATGTTTTTTTGATTAGATTACCGTCCGAATACTCAAATAGAATGGTAAAATCGATATTTTCTTGATAAAAACTTGTTAGATTGTTGTTTGAGTCGAGTGTTACTTTTCTATTCCTATCATCTATTAAATCAATAAAATCAATCTCTGATAAATTGTGAACAATACTATATTCTTGGACCTTATCTCCGTTATAAAAAGTTTCTATTCTTGTTATTAGACCGTCATCATTATAACTGACAATAGTTTCTTCGGTAGTGGAACTTTCATTTTCTTTGTCAAATTCTGTTGAGGTTAATTTTATGATACTTCCTGACTCTACCTGGATTTCAATCATGGATTTATTTTCGATGTAATCTATTTCCCATAACTGCAATAATCCATCTGCAGTGATAGAAAACAGATTGTTAAAGTCCGTAAAATCAAAAATATTTTCTGTCGATGAAGATATATTGGATGATATTTGGTTCAAATACGCAGTGCCCTGTTCTTCCGGTTCTTCAGGACTCAATTCCTCTTCATTTTCTATCTCTTCACTAAATGAATTGTTGTCAGAACATGATAAATTAAGGACAAAAAACAATAAAATTATGTGATTTTTCATTGAAATATTATAATCGCTGCATAGCAAGAATACATATTTTCTTGCGATTTAAAACAAGACGATGGTCAAACAGCAATTAAAACCTCTCAAAAACCCCCAACCCAAATAACGCAAAATCATATTTTACGGGGTCGGCTGTGTCCAGTTTTCTGAGATTTTTGTCCAATTCCTGTAAGGCCTTGGCATCGTTCTGTTTACGTTTGAGCAACTTTAGTTTACGCGCTACATTGCCCGAGTGTACATCCAACGGACAGGAGAGCTTTGCGGGATCAATATCCTTCCAAAGACCAAAATCCACGCCTGTACTGTTGTCTCGAACCATCCAACGCAAAAACATATTGATGCGTTTGGCCGCGGAACCCTTGATGGGGTCGGAAACATGTTTTTGGGTTCTGCTTTGGTGGGGCAGTTCAAAAAAAAGTTGTTTGAACTTAGAAATGGCAGGCAGCATGGAGTCCTTGGTCTGGTGTTGGGTGAAAACAGCTTCCAAACCACCGTGGTTTTTATAGATATTTTGCAGACTGGTTACGAAGTAACCAAGGTCGATTCCGTTAAAAGTGCGGTGTACAAAAGGAGAGAGGCGTTCCAAATCCTCTTCGGAGTGGTTGATTACAAAATCGTAAGGTGTGTTGCCGATCAACTCCATCAATTTTGTGGCATTGTTGATGATGCTCTTACGGTTGCCCCAAGCTATGGTCGCCGTTAAAAAAGCACTGATCTCAATATCTTCCTTCCGATTGAATGCGTGTGGAATCTGAATGGGATCATCCTCCAAAAATTTGGGATGGTTGTATTCCAGCACCTTGGCATCCAAAAATTCTTTGAGCTCCGTTTTGGTCATATCAATCTTTGGAAACGATCAAACCATCCACCATGGTGAGCTTTCGGTCTGCCATATCGGCCAAATCCAGGTTGTGCGTCACCAAAACAAAGGTCTGTCCAAACTCATCCCGAAGTTGAAAAAAGAGTTTGTGCAGATTGTCCGCGCTTTCGGAATCCAAATTTCCACTGGGCTCATCGGCCAAGACCACGGAAGGGTTGTTCATTAGGGAGCGGGCCACGGCCACACGCTGCTGCTCACCTCCGGAGAGTGCATTAGGTTTATGATCATAACGTTTTTTTAACCCTAAAAAGTCCAATAGTTCCTTCGCACGCTTTTCAGCCTCTGCTTTCGGCGTTTTTTTGATAAAAGCAGGAATACAAACATTCTCCAGAGCTGTAAACTCCGGCAACAATTGGTGAAACTGAAAAATAAATCCAATATGCTCGTTTCGGAACTGGGCCAAGCTCTTGTCGTTGAGTTGGTTTACGTTGGTATCATTGATGACCAAGGTGCTCTCGCCCTTGTTTGTCGGCGTATCCAACGTGCCCAAAATTTGTAACAAGGTGGTTTTTCCAGCACCCGAGGCACCGACAATGGATACAACTTCTCCTTTTTTGATTTCGAGATCTACACCTTGCAGAACTTTGAGATCTCCATAACTTTTTTGAATATTTGTGGCCTTTATCATAAGTACAACTTCGCTGGTCGAAGATAATCATTACTGTTGTATCGCAAAGATTGTATTTTCCGGCTATAAATTTGTCAATTCGAGAGATTTTTGAGTTGAGCGGACAAAATTGTATCGAGAATTGTAAGATTAAAACGCAGGGTGCCAGTTCTCGATACTTTTCCAAAGGAAAAACTCGAACCGACATCAAAATATATCAGTATAGCAAATAAGTTTGATGCCATATTTTCGACAAACAATCCATAAATATTTGTTAGAATTAATAGTATCATTCAAATATTGTTTAACTTTGAATCAAAATGAATAAACAAAATAATACATATTTAGATACCGCAATTTTAGCTGGAGGTTGTTTTTGGTGTACCGAAGCGGTTTTTCAACGACTTGATGGAGTAGAGGAAGTAGTTTCCGGATATACTGGCGGAACAATCAAAAATCCGGCCTATCGCGAAATCTGCACCGGAAGAACGGGTCATGCCGAAGCGGTAAAAATCACTTTTGACCCATCAAAAATATCCTATGCCGAATTGTTGGAAGTGTTTTTTGCCACGCACGATCCCACGACTTTGAACAAACAGGGAAACGATGTAGGCACACAATATCGCAGCGAAATTTTTTATACCACTCCCGAACAAAAGCAGATGGCGGAGGATTTCATCGATCTATTGGAAAAGGAAAATATTTTTGAGTCGCCGATCGTAACCGCTATTTCCGAGGCCAAACCTTTTTATCTTGCAGAAGAGGAGCATCACGATTATTACAATCAAAACAAGCAACAACCGTATTGCCAAATTATAATTGATCCAAAGATCAAAAAATTGAACAATTATTTTTCAAAAAAACTAAAGCATGGCACCATATAGAAACCTCGAGGAATATAATATTGAGATTACCAATGAGGTGAAAGATCACTTCTCCAAAATTATGGGAGACCTTGGGGAGGATGTTACCCGAGAGGGATTGATCAAAACTCCCGAACGTGCTGCCAAAGCTATGCTTTTTCTTACCCAAGGTTACAAGCAGGATGCCGAGGAAATTCTAAAAGGAGCCATGTTTGCCGAGGATTATGACGATATGGTGATCATTAAGGATATTGAGCTATATTCCCTCTGCGAACACCATATGTTGCCCTTTTTTGGAAAAGCTCATGTTGCTTACATTCCGAACGGACATATAGTGGGTTTGAGCAAAATACCCCGTGTGGTCGATGTGTTTGCCCGTAGGCTACAGGTACAAGAACGTTTGACGCACGATATTTTGGAGTGCATCAACAAAACCTTAAAGCCGAAGGGAGTCGCCGTAGTGATAGAAGCATCGCACATGTGCATGATGATGCGCGGGGTACAAAAACAAAATTCGGTAACCACGACCTCTGGTTTTAGGGGACAGTTTGAAAAAATTGAAACACGGAACGAGTTTTTAAAGCTCATCAGCGCCGATTTGTCTTAAACTGCTTTTCCAATTAAGCTGGAATTGCTATTTTTCCTGCATGGCAGAAGAAAAAGATAATAAGTATCGCAACCTGTTTTTAGGATTGTTGTTCGATGCTGTCGGAATGTTGTCCTTTGTTATTCCCGGTATTGGTGAATTCTCCGATGTAATATGGGCACCTGTGGCCGGATGGCTCATGACCCGATTGTACAAGGGCAGGGTAGGTCAAGCAGCCGGTCTTGTCACTTTTGCCGAAGAGTTGGTTCCAGGAATGGATGTGATCCCGACCTTTACGCTTACCTGGATTTACACCTATCTGTTGAGCAAAAAAAAGAGTGCCAAAAACTAATTCGGCACCCCATTTTCAAAGAATTGATAATTCCAATGTTTATTCAATTGTAATTTGGAACGTTTCGGTAAAATCCGGTTCACCCCCGGCGTCTGCCAATGTCCCATCATTCGGTTTTTTTGGCTCATGGATCAAGGTAACGGCCAATGTTGCATTTCCTGCATCGCCCGTCTCCAATGTGAAGGCCAATCCCAAAGGATTTCCATCACCGTCCTCATCATCATAAGTAATATCCGTGATATTTCCGGTAGGGATGTAAAACACTTGATGCTCTTCATCCTCTTCTTCCACTTCCTCCGTGATGTCTTCGGCTGGCGACTCGGTTTCATTTAAAAACACGACCGAGCCTGTGTAAGTAGTATTTGCGGCCAAGTTTCCAGAAACTGTGACGTCCGGAGCATTGGGTCCGTCACCATCCAAGTCCCGTGATTGGAGCGTAACCGTAGTGCCGCCACCTGGAGCAACCAAAGAAACCGTCATGGTTGTAATGGTCTCTTCTTCATTAACTGGTTCTGGAGCATCATCGTCACTGGAACAAGCCATAAAAGTAGTCGCAGCAACTGTAAGCAGTGATAAGATTTTAATTGTTTTCATCTTAAAAGGTGTTAGATTAATAATTGAGTTTTAATTGCAATGTGAAATTTCGACCCAAATCATCTGCGAAATAGCGCTGACGGTTTAGGTAGTCTCTATAATTCGTATTTAATAAGTTATTGATGGACAAAGAGGTCGTGAGTTTGGTTTTGTTTGAAATAGGAAATTCCATTTTGGACCTGAATGCCAACAAATGATAGGCATCCGGTGGCGTGTTGATTTCCAAGACAACATCCTCTTGCTGTTCTGGGGAAAACACTACAATATTATCAGGTGTTTCATTTTGACGAAACACATACTGACTTTCCAAGGATGCTTCAAAACCATTCCATTTGGGCATAGTGAATGTCACCGAGTTTCTGGTATTTGCAGCGGGAACATTGATTAGCGGCGTATTTGTCGCTGTATCCTGTCCTTTTACCAATGAGAATTTATGATTTGTCGACCAGTGATCCGTCCAATAGGAATAGGCGGAAAAATCAACGCCCAACAATCGTGCATTCGTCTGTCTGTATTCCCAAACAGGGAATGATCCCCTTACGGTAAATTCCACGCCCGAAGGTTCCAGCACTATAAAGTTTTGAATCCAATTGGCGTAGGGCTCCAACAAAATCCCCCAGGTTGAAAAGTCTTTTTCCAAAGTGGTGGTGATTTTGTGCGAAGTTTCGTTGGTAATGCGCAAATCCCCCAGTTCAATCCTTGCCGCGGAATGATGCAGCCCCTCGCTAAAAAGCTCTGAAGGATTCGGAGCCCGTGACGACATGGCATAATTCAACTTGATTTGTGTGCCATCAAGGCTCAAGTATTTTCCACCGATGGTCGCCGAAATATTATGAAAATCCAAAACGGGATTGACCAATAGTTGCGTGCCCAAATCCTCAACGACCAAATCCTCAAAATCTTCATCGTAGCCACGTTCTTCCCAACGTGAAGTGCGATAAAACTTGAGCGCATCAATTTTATTGTAATCGTATCGGATACCTGCATCCACCAAAAACTGATTGCTTACCCTGTATTCACCAATTAAAAAGCTTCCAAAATCAATTTTTTCATAATCTGGAATCAAACGGCGAACACCGGTGTCAGGATTCGCAAAGTTATCTTGGTACCTTCCCATAAGACCAACAAGGATGTTCAAGTCGTCCTTGGTGTCCCATTTAAAATCAGTGGATAGGGTGTGGGTGGTCAATTTTAGGTCAATGGATGGTATGTTGTCCCTTCCTCCTCTACGAATATCGTACTCAAACCTTCTGTTGCTCTGAAAATCGTATTGCACATTCCATTTGCCAAGACCTTCAAAACGCTTGTAGAATTTTAGTTTTCCCAAATGATGGGTCACGTCTTGCCTCGGATTTTGAAGTTCATAGGTAAATGGTCTGATAATTTCCGGCTCCCCGCTATTGATGCTGCTTATGAGATCGTCCACATTTCCAATGTGAGAGGCACGTAGAATGGCAATTTCCGTATTGAAATACGAATACCGGGCATCCCATCCCCAGGTAAATTCATGCTTTCCCAGTTGTAATGAGGCTGCAATTTCTTTAACCCCGGTGTTGGAGAGCACATAATCCGGCGCCTCGTTATCTCCCATACGTTTATAGGAACCTTGCCCTTTTACGAACCACCCACTTTCATAGGCTTTGGTCAATTCAGAGACAATATTTCCGCCTCTACCATTACTGACTCCGCTCAAGATTGTTTTTCCATAAATCGTATCCTTGCTAGGTACTTTCGCCTGTTCCGCAACGATTACCCCTCCAATGGCATCACCACCATACTGGAGTGCGGAAGCACCTTTGATCACGGAAACAGACCCTGCAGAATTGATATCAATAGTGGGAGCGTGTTCCGCACCCCATTCCATATCCTGCATTCGAACACCATCATTTAAAATAAGTACACGGCTGCCATTTAACCCATGAATTGCGGGTTTAACAATATTTGCACCGGTATTAAGGGTGGATACGCCGCCTATTTCCTTCAAGGCATCACCTAAATTCCCCGCACTATAATTTTCCAAGGTATTCAAATTCAGAGTCTCTTCTTGGGCGGAATTGGTTTTATCTCTCAGGATGTTTCCTATAACCTTCACTTCGTCCAATTGCTCCAAGTGGTGTTCCAGTTTTATATCAACCTTGGTATCTCCATCTACTTTCACATCCAATAAGATGGTCCTACATTCTGGATGGGAAACTTCCAACGTATAATTTCCAGAACAAATGTTGGGAATTTCGAATTTCCCATCTGTATTCGTGCTGGCCCTGAACTCATTTTCAAGAATATATATGGTAGCCTCATCGAGAGGTGTTTTATTGTGATAATCCACTACCTGGCCAGATAGAATGCTCTTGCACTCTTGAGAATATCCAATAATTGATGTTAATATGATAAAGGCAATGCAGAACATTGCTTTGATTCTAAATACCAATGCGTTTAATTTAAGGTCTAAAAAAATACTTTTAAGAACGGCTTTTTCCCGGATGCTTAAGCCATTGGTGGAGCCCTTAATACTTGAAAAGAAACCTCTTTGGGTTTGTAAATAAAGGTGTAAGTGGAAGTTGAATAGCTTATTTTAGGTATTTCTACGGGAATGTAAGTAAACCAAGTGTTAAGGAGAACTTTGTTCGCCAGCGTGAAGTCATTGAAATCACAGTCCAGGGTGCTATCGTGTATATGATTTGTACCAAACGCCACACAATGTTTTTCTTGATTGTGCCCATTAAAAGTGTGCCCTAATTTTATTATGGAGGGAGCTGAAATTGCTGCCACCATAAGTAGGGAACTTAAAATGAGTATGCGTTTGTGGAGGCTATGCATCATACTTGCGCAAAGTAACCATGCCCTCCGTTGTTCTGTGTTAAAAAAAGCATAAAACTATGATAGTAAAAAGCCCAATCCCATGCGTTTGAGCATCTTTTTTTCGAAACTCCAGAAGAATTTATACTGACCGAACAGCCATCCAATGCCAACAAGAAGGATTTGATAGATCGGAAAAATCAAAAGGATTCGCAGTACCCAATATATAGCTCCATTTACATTTTGTCCATCAATGCCCATCCAATGCACCAAAGGGCCGGCCAATTTGCCCGACAGACTTCCGGTAATGGCAAATACGATAAAAATGGCTATCATTTCCCACTTAAAATTTACTTTCCATTTGTTCTCCAACTTTTTGAAGCACCAAAGAAAAAACTTTAGGAAAATTACATGTAGGACCAACGTAACTCCAATGGTAAAAACCCATTCGTATACGGAATTGTTGAGGTCAAAGGCATGTAACAAACTCCTGGAAACAATATAAGCGGCCAGCAGGTTAAGGATTGCACCCAGGATTGGAAAGAGGATTTGCCAGTTCTTTTGAATTTCCCAGCGTTGTTTTATTTTTTGCATTGCAAGCTTAAGCTATTATTGCTGCAAAAATAATACATTAAATCCTTGGGATGAAGGGACCTAACCTTTGATTGTATTTTCTTTGAAAATAAATAAAGTAATTATAGAGCTTATAATTCACCTCGTACCCATAATCTATGCTGGGGTCGTAATTGATCTGCATTTCATAAAGGTTGGGGTTCCAACGCATTGGGTTGAGCACTCGTTGGTTCCAGTTGGTGACCATTATCGCGTTCCTGTTTTCCATATAGGATTGTGAATAGTAGCCTTCCGGTCTTGCTATGGAATTTAACCAGGTATTAAAACCAGGTTCTATAATGATGATTTCATACTCGGTCTCATCATCGGCTATTTCAACAGGTTCTTCGTCATTGGAATCAAAAACTGCTTTTTCTTCGCTGGAAACCTCCAAAGTTGATTTTTGTGAGGTACAGGAGACCAGACCTATGCAAAGCATCAAGCAGGGCCATATTGGGTTTATGATTATCTTTTTCATAATCATAAGATACAAAAAAGCCACTTGAGAATTCAAGTGGCCCTGTTAAATATCGTTAACGGGAAGGCCTACTTTCCAAAAAGGCCGCCCAGTACTCCACCAAGTCCGCTTTTTTTCCGACCACCGCCGTTCAACACCATTCCAGCCAAATCATCGATAACGCTACCGTCGCCATCACTGTCCAAGAAGGTCTCTATCAAAGATTGTTGTTTTGCGGCTGTTTTATTTCCTCCCATTAAACCGCCCAACAGCCCATTAAGGCCTTCTGGACTGCTCACATTTTGTTGTCTGGTCTGTTTCCCCAGATAACCCAAAAGGATAGGAGCTGCAATTTTCAATATCTGAGAAATAGCCCCTGCATCGATTCCCGATTTGTTGCTCAGGGCATTTTCTACCTGGGGTTGTTTAGAGCCAAGTACGTGACCAAGTATTCCTGCGCCATCGTCCATAACATGTTGGTCCACACCACCTCCAAAAAGGCCGCCCAGATCGTCCAAAATACCACCGTCGTGCTTGGATGAAAGTGCATCCATAAGTCCTTGTGCGCCGCCCGGTGTAGAGGCGTTCTTTTTCATGGCGCCCATTAATAAAGGCATTGCCATGCTCAAAACTTC from Flagellimonas oceani encodes the following:
- a CDS encoding DUF937 domain-containing protein, whose product is MSGLLDLINSPVGKQLVSGVAGQTGQPENKTAEVLSMAMPLLMGAMKKNASTPGGAQGLMDALSSKHDGGILDDLGGLFGGGVDQHVMDDGAGILGHVLGSKQPQVENALSNKSGIDAGAISQILKIAAPILLGYLGKQTRQQNVSSPEGLNGLLGGLMGGNKTAAKQQSLIETFLDSDGDGSVIDDLAGMVLNGGGRKKSGLGGVLGGLFGK